The Agrococcus sp. SGAir0287 DNA window CGTCTACGGGCTCGGCGGACTCGTCGCACCCTTCATCGGGATCTGGCTCATCGACCTCGTCGTGCGCCTCATCCCCGGATTCTGAATCGAGGCATCGTGGCGACCACCAGGACCACCGCCCGCACCCTCTGGGTGTCCGCGAGGGCGATCGTGCTCTTCACCGTCGTGACCGGCGTGCTCTACACGCTCGTCATCACCGGCATCGGCCAGCTCGCCATGCCGTCGCAGGCGAACGGCGCGCTCGTGCGCGACGAGGCCGGCGAGGTCGTCGGCTCCTCGCTCATCGGCCAGCCGTTCACCGACGCCGACGGCGCGCCGCTCGCCGAGTACTTCCAGCCGCGTCCCTCGGCGGCCGGCGACGGCTACGACGGCCAGGCGTCGTCGGGCTCGAACTACGGCACCGAGAACGCCGACCTCATCGCCGCCGTCGAGGAGCGGATCGCGCAGGTCTCCGAGTTCAACGGCGTCTCCGCGGACGAGGTGCCCGCGGATGCCGTGACGGCCTCCGCATCCGGTCTCGATCCGCACATCTCGCCCGAGTACGCTGCGATCCAGGTGCAGCGCGTCGCCGAGGCCAGGGGCCTCGACGTCGCGGAGGTCGAGACGCTCGTCGCCGAGCACACGTCGCAGCCGCTCCTCGGCTACATGGGTGCTCCCGTCGTGAACGTGCTCGAGCTCAACCTGGCACTCGACGAGCTGGAGGGCTGACATGGCACGGGGGCGGCTTCGCGTGCTGCTGGGCGCCGCTCCCGGCGTAGGCAAGACCTACGCGATGCTCGAGGAGGGCGCGAGGCTCGGCCGCGAGGGGCTCGACGTCGTCGTGGCACTCGTCGAGACGCACGGTCGCGCTGCGACCGCGGCGATGATCGAGGGGCTCGAGGTGGTGCCGCGCCGGGCCGTCGAGCATCGCGGCATGACGCTGGACGAGATGGATCTGGACGCCGTGCTCGAGCGCCACCCGGACGTCGCGCTCGTCGACGAGCTCGCGCACACCAACGCCCCGGGTTCGCAGTACGAGAAGCGCTGGCAGGACGTGCATGCGCTGCTCGAGGGTGGGATCGACGTCATCTCGACCGTCAACATCCAGCACATCGAGTCGCTCCACGACGTCGTCCAGCGCATCACGGGCATCGTGCAGCGCGAGACGATCCCCGACCATGTGCTGCGCGCGGCCGACACCGTCGAGGTCGTCGACCTCTCGCCGCAGGCGCTGCGGGACCGGCTCGCGGGCGGGCGCGTCTACCCGGCCGAGCGGATCGACGCCGCCCTCTCGAACTACTTCCGGCTCGGCAACCTGACGGCGCTGCGCGAGCTCGCGCTGCTGTGGCTCGCCGACGAGGTCGACCAGGCGCTGCAGCGCTATCGCGCCGAGCAGGGCATCGACACTCCCTGGGAGGCTCGTGAGCGCGTCGTCGTGACGCTGACCGGCGGCCCCGAGGGCGAGACGCTGCTGCGGCGCGGCGCGCGCATCGCCGCCCGATCCTCCGGCGGCGAGCTGCTCGCCGTCCACGTCACGCAGCAGGACGGCCTGCGCTCCGGGGACCCCGACGCGCTCGCGCGCCAGCGGGCGCTCGTCGAGGAGCTCGGCGGCTCCTACCACCAGGTCGTCGGCGACGACGTGCCAGAGACGCTCGTCGCCTTCGCGAAGGCGGTCAACGCCACGCAGCTCGTGATCGGCGCATCACGCAGGAGCAGGCTGCAGTCGGCGCTCACCGGACCCGGCATCGGCCAGACCGTCATCGCGAAGGCGGGGACGATCGACGTGCACGTCGTGACGCACGCCGCCGCGGGAGGCAGGCTGAGCCTGCCCCGGCTCGGGGGCGCGCTCTCCGTCCGACGACGGATCGCGGGCCTCGTGGTGGCGCTCACGGCGGGGCCGCTGCTCACGTGGGGGCTGTGGGCGTTCCGCAGCCCGGACTCGATCACGGCCGACGTGCTCGCGTTCCAGCTGCTCGTGGTCGTCGTCGCGCTCGTCGGCGGCCTCTGGCCAGCCGTCTTCGCCGCGGTGATGAGCGGCCTCACGCTCAACGTGCTCTTCGTCGACCCCTTCTACACGATCACGATCTCCGATCCGGCGCAGGCGTGGGCGCTCGTGATCTACGTCGTCATCGCGGTGCTCGTCAGCATCGTCGTCGACCGGGCCGCGCGGCAGACCCGCGCGGCGCGGCGCGCAGCAGCGGAGGCGGAGCTCCTGGCGACCGTCGCCGGCAGCGTCCTGCGAGGCACCGGCGCCGCACAGGCGCTCGTCGACCGCACGCGCGAGGCGTTCGCGCTCGACGGGGTCGCGCTCGTCGACGAGGGCGTCGCGGTCGCGCATGCCGGTGCCCTGACCGGGGAGGCGACGCGCATCCAGGTCGGCGCCGACGCGACCCTCGTGCTCCACGGCCGCGACCTCGACGCGAGCGAGCGTCGCCTGCTGGCCGTCATCGTCGCGCAGCTCGAGGCGACGCTCGAGCGCGACGACCTCGTCGAGACGGCGAGCGAGATCGCGCCGCTCGCCGCGACCGACAAGGTGCGCACGGCGCTCCTCGCCGCCCTGAGCCACGACCTCCGGCGTCCGCTCGCAGCAGCCGCGGCGGCGGTCGGAGGACTGCGCACCGCCGGGGCGCGGCTCGGCGAGCAGGACCGCGCCGAGCTGCTCGCGACCGCCGAGGAGTCGCTCGACGCGCTCGCAGCCCTCATCACCGACCTGCTCGACGTCTCGCGCGTGCAGGCGGGCGTCCTCGCCGTGTCGCCGACGCGCGTCGACCCGGCCGACGTCGTGCTGCCCGCGCTCGAGGAGCTCTCGCTCGGTCCGGGCGACGTCGAGCTCGACCTCGGCGACGCGACCGACGTCGTCGCGGACCCCGTGCTGCTGCAGCGCGTCGTCGTGAACCTCGTCGCGAACGCGAAGCGGCACGCGCCGTCGGGCTCGCGCGTGCGCGTCGCGACGAGCGCCTTCGCCGGCCGCGTCGAGCTGCGCGTCGTCGACCATGGCCCCGGCATCCCGCCCGAGCGACGCGACGACGTGTTCGTGCCCTTCCAGCGGCTCGGCGACACCGACAACACGACGGGGCTCGGGCTCGGCCTCGCGCTCGCCCGCGGCTTCGTCGAGGGGATGGGCGGCACGCTCGTCGCGGAGGACACCCCGGGCGGTGGGCTGACGATGGTCGTGACGCTCGCCGCCGTCGATCCGGACGAGGCTCCTGGCGCACCCGCGGACGACCGCGCCGGCGCTGCACCCGCGACCGGACGGAGCGCCTCATGAAGGTGCTCATCGCCGACGACGACCCGCAGCTGCTGCGCGCGCTGCGCATCACCCTCGGGGCGAAGGGCTACGACGTCATCACCGCGGCCGACGGCGCGGAGGCCGTGCGGGTCGCGATCGACGAGCATCCCGACCTCGTGATGCTCGACCTCGGCATGCCCCGGCTCGACGGCGTCGAGGTCATCGAGGCGATCCGCGGCTGGTCGGCGACGCCGATCCTCGTGGTGTCCGGCCGCACGGGCGCGGCCGACAAGGTCGAGGCGCTCGACGCCGGCGCCGACGACTACGTCACGAAGCCCTTCCAGATCGACGAGCTGCTCGCACGCATCCGCGCGCTCACGCGCCGCATCCCCGTGCAGGAGGAGGATCCTGTCGTGCGCTTCGCCGACGTGCGGGTCGACCTCGCGGCCCGCACCGTGACGAAGGGCGGCGAGCCGGTGCGCCTCACGCCCACCGAGTGGCAGATGCTCGGCATGCTGCTGCGCAGCCCCTCGCGGCTCGTGACGCGGCAGGCGCTGCTGCAGGAGGTGTGGGGCACGCATCACGTGCGTGACACGGGCTACCTGCGGCTGTACGTCTCCCAGCTGCGCAAGAAGCTCGAGCCCGAGCCCGCGCATCCCAGGCACCTGCTCACCGAGGCCGGCATGGGCTATCGGTTCGAGCCCGGCACGCCGACGGAGGTGGACGCGGACGGTGGGGATGCGGGAGCCTCGGCAGGGTGACCCGCACCATCCTCGTGACCGGCGCCTCCGACGGCATCGGCGCCGTCGCGGCCAGGCGCCTCGCCGAGGACGGGCACCGCGTGCTCGTCGCCGGCCGTGACCGCACGCGGACGCAGCACGTCGCGTCGGACGTCGGCGGCGATGCCTTCGTCGCCGACCTCGCGCGGCTCGGCGAGGTGCGTGCGCTCGCCGCGGACGTGCTCGCGGCGACCGACGGCCGGCTCGACGTGCTCGTGAGCAACGCCGGCGGCATCCTCGGTCGGCGCGCGCTCACCGAGGACGGCAACGAGGCGACGATGCAGGTGAACCACCTCGCGCCCTTCCTGCTCGTGCACCTGCTCGCCGACGCGCTGCGCGAGGGTGCGGGGCTCGTCGTCCAGACCGCGAGCGCCGCGCATCATGCAGGCCGCATCCCCGTCGCGGCGGCGGGCGCCGACCTGTCGCTGCGCCGCGGCTACTCCCCCGCGCGGGCGTACGCGAACGCGAAGCTCGCGAACGTGCTCATGGTGCGGGGCATCGCCGCGCACATGCCGGATCTGCACGCCGTCGCGCTGCACCCGGGCGTCGTCGCGACGTCGTTCGGCTCGGGCTCGACGAGCCTGCTGCGCCTCGTCTACCGCGGGGTGGCGCGGCGCCTCCTCACGACCGACGAGCACGCGGGCGAGACGCTCGCGATGCTGGCCGCCGGCACGCCCGGCGCCGAGTGGACGCCGATGACGACATGGACGAGCGGCGGCTACTACGACGGCCGTCGCGTGGGTCGCGCGTCGCGCGCGAGCCACGACGTCGCGCTGATCGACGCCGTGTGGCGTGCGAGCGCCGCCGCGGTCGGATTGCCGCCGCGCTGAGCGGATGGGTCGCGCTCGAGCGCGAGAACCCGTAGGCTGTGGACACGGACCGCATCCTCGGTCCGCCACGAGGGTCATCCGCCGGGTTCGCGCCGGCGGCGTCGATTGACTGTCGCTGTTCATCTCCCGCGACGCTCGACGCTCCACCTCCCATCCGGCACGCGCCTCGCGCGCTCGCCGCCAGAACGCGCACGGCGTGCATCCCGCACGACCGTCGCAGACGCATCGAATGCTTCGCTGCGCACACCGGGTCGGCGACCGCCGACCCCGACAGTTAGGAACACCGTCATGGCCAAGGGCACCGTCAAGTGGTTCAGCTCCGACAAGGGCTTCGGCTTCATCGCTCCGGAGGACGGCTCGGCCGACCTCTTCGCGCACTTCAGCGCCATCCAGGGCTCGGGTCGTCGTGACCTGTTCGACGGCCAGGCCGTCGAGTTCGACGTCGAGCAGGGCCAGCGCGGCCCGCAGGCGACGAACATCCGCGGTCTCTGAGTCGACGCCCCACCACGACGGGCCCGAATCCCTCCGGGGATGCGGGCCCGTCGCCGTCTCACGCCTCGGTCGGGGCTCAGGCGACGCGGCGGAGCAGCACGACGGCGTCGTCGAGCGTCGCATCGCTGCCATCCGGCGCCGTCACGGCGCGCGTGCGCAGCTCGGCGACCTCGACAGCCCAGTCGTCGCCGAGCGCGAGCTCGTCGACGATGTCGTCCGGCTGGGGCAGGTCGGCGTGTCCCGCGTGCTCGGCTGCCGAGGTCCAGGACGGCGGCGCGGCGTGGGCGACGACGAGCACGTGCCCTCCGGGCACGACGCGCGCGGCGTGCCTGCGCACGATCGCACCGCGATCGAGGCGGACGGGCGACTGCAGGAAGCTCGCCGTCACGAGATCGAGCTCGCCGTCGTCGTCCCATGTCGCGAGATCCGCCGCGATCGCGCGCACCCGGTCGGAGACGCCGGCGCGCTCGGCCGCACGCCGGGCGCGCTCGGCGGCGCTCGGCGCGATGTCGACGCCCGTCGCGTGCCAGCCCTGCTTGGCGAGCCAGACCACGTCGCCGCCCTCGCCGGCGCCGACGTCGAGCGCACGCCCAGGCGGCAGGCCGCCGACGACCTCGACGAGCGCGTCGTTCGCGTGCCGCGACCAGTGGCGTCGCTGCGTGTAGCGCCGCTCCCAGTACGCGGCGGGATCCGCGTCGGGCGAGGGCGCATCCGCATCGCCCTGCGCCGCCACCGCCGCGCGCGCGTCCGCTGCGACGAGCAGGGCGTTGAGGCCCGCGCCGGCCATGGCGCCCGCCCCCATCGCGAGCGGCACGTTGCCGAAGGGCACGACGACGTTGCCGGCGGCGACGATCCGCGGATGGCTCGTCGCACCCATGCCGTCCACCGCGAGCACGCTCGCCTGGCCCTCCTGCCGCGCGAGGCCCAGATGGGCGACCGCGGCGTCGTGCGGCACGAGGGTGCCGGCCGTGAAGATCGCGTCGAGCGGGTGCGCGACGCCGTCGACGGTGCGGACGTGGTCGATCGCGGTGCCCTCGCCGACGACCTCGGCGACCTCCGCCTCCACGAGCCGGATGCCGCGGGCGAGCATGCGCTCGCGCACCTCGTGCGGCAGGGGGCCGGCGGCGTGCACGAACGCGACGACGTCGTCGCTCCACTGCCGCAGCAGCTCGATCTGATGCACGCTCGCACTGCTCGTGGCGAGCACGCCGATCGTGCGGTCGCGCACCTCCCAGCCGTGGCAGTAGGGGCAGTGCAGCACGGTCGAGCCCCAGCGCTCGGCGAGGCCGGGGATCCGCGGCAGCGCGTCGGTCACGCCCGTGGCGAGGACGACGCCGCGCGTTGCGATCCGCGTGCCGTCGTCGAGCACGACGACGAGGTCCTCGCCGTCCTCGTCGACGCGCAGGGCCTCGGCGGTGCGGACCT harbors:
- the kdpC gene encoding potassium-transporting ATPase subunit KdpC; its protein translation is MATTRTTARTLWVSARAIVLFTVVTGVLYTLVITGIGQLAMPSQANGALVRDEAGEVVGSSLIGQPFTDADGAPLAEYFQPRPSAAGDGYDGQASSGSNYGTENADLIAAVEERIAQVSEFNGVSADEVPADAVTASASGLDPHISPEYAAIQVQRVAEARGLDVAEVETLVAEHTSQPLLGYMGAPVVNVLELNLALDELEG
- a CDS encoding sensor histidine kinase — protein: MARGRLRVLLGAAPGVGKTYAMLEEGARLGREGLDVVVALVETHGRAATAAMIEGLEVVPRRAVEHRGMTLDEMDLDAVLERHPDVALVDELAHTNAPGSQYEKRWQDVHALLEGGIDVISTVNIQHIESLHDVVQRITGIVQRETIPDHVLRAADTVEVVDLSPQALRDRLAGGRVYPAERIDAALSNYFRLGNLTALRELALLWLADEVDQALQRYRAEQGIDTPWEARERVVVTLTGGPEGETLLRRGARIAARSSGGELLAVHVTQQDGLRSGDPDALARQRALVEELGGSYHQVVGDDVPETLVAFAKAVNATQLVIGASRRSRLQSALTGPGIGQTVIAKAGTIDVHVVTHAAAGGRLSLPRLGGALSVRRRIAGLVVALTAGPLLTWGLWAFRSPDSITADVLAFQLLVVVVALVGGLWPAVFAAVMSGLTLNVLFVDPFYTITISDPAQAWALVIYVVIAVLVSIVVDRAARQTRAARRAAAEAELLATVAGSVLRGTGAAQALVDRTREAFALDGVALVDEGVAVAHAGALTGEATRIQVGADATLVLHGRDLDASERRLLAVIVAQLEATLERDDLVETASEIAPLAATDKVRTALLAALSHDLRRPLAAAAAAVGGLRTAGARLGEQDRAELLATAEESLDALAALITDLLDVSRVQAGVLAVSPTRVDPADVVLPALEELSLGPGDVELDLGDATDVVADPVLLQRVVVNLVANAKRHAPSGSRVRVATSAFAGRVELRVVDHGPGIPPERRDDVFVPFQRLGDTDNTTGLGLGLALARGFVEGMGGTLVAEDTPGGGLTMVVTLAAVDPDEAPGAPADDRAGAAPATGRSAS
- a CDS encoding response regulator, which encodes MKVLIADDDPQLLRALRITLGAKGYDVITAADGAEAVRVAIDEHPDLVMLDLGMPRLDGVEVIEAIRGWSATPILVVSGRTGAADKVEALDAGADDYVTKPFQIDELLARIRALTRRIPVQEEDPVVRFADVRVDLAARTVTKGGEPVRLTPTEWQMLGMLLRSPSRLVTRQALLQEVWGTHHVRDTGYLRLYVSQLRKKLEPEPAHPRHLLTEAGMGYRFEPGTPTEVDADGGDAGASAG
- a CDS encoding SDR family NAD(P)-dependent oxidoreductase, which codes for MTRTILVTGASDGIGAVAARRLAEDGHRVLVAGRDRTRTQHVASDVGGDAFVADLARLGEVRALAADVLAATDGRLDVLVSNAGGILGRRALTEDGNEATMQVNHLAPFLLVHLLADALREGAGLVVQTASAAHHAGRIPVAAAGADLSLRRGYSPARAYANAKLANVLMVRGIAAHMPDLHAVALHPGVVATSFGSGSTSLLRLVYRGVARRLLTTDEHAGETLAMLAAGTPGAEWTPMTTWTSGGYYDGRRVGRASRASHDVALIDAVWRASAAAVGLPPR
- a CDS encoding cold-shock protein; its protein translation is MAKGTVKWFSSDKGFGFIAPEDGSADLFAHFSAIQGSGRRDLFDGQAVEFDVEQGQRGPQATNIRGL
- a CDS encoding FAD-dependent oxidoreductase, which codes for MERYDAIVIGGGAAGLSAALMLGRARRRTLVLDAGSPRNRFAAHMHGVLGHDGIDPAELLHRGREEVGEYGVEVRTAEALRVDEDGEDLVVVLDDGTRIATRGVVLATGVTDALPRIPGLAERWGSTVLHCPYCHGWEVRDRTIGVLATSSASVHQIELLRQWSDDVVAFVHAAGPLPHEVRERMLARGIRLVEAEVAEVVGEGTAIDHVRTVDGVAHPLDAIFTAGTLVPHDAAVAHLGLARQEGQASVLAVDGMGATSHPRIVAAGNVVVPFGNVPLAMGAGAMAGAGLNALLVAADARAAVAAQGDADAPSPDADPAAYWERRYTQRRHWSRHANDALVEVVGGLPPGRALDVGAGEGGDVVWLAKQGWHATGVDIAPSAAERARRAAERAGVSDRVRAIAADLATWDDDGELDLVTASFLQSPVRLDRGAIVRRHAARVVPGGHVLVVAHAAPPSWTSAAEHAGHADLPQPDDIVDELALGDDWAVEVAELRTRAVTAPDGSDATLDDAVVLLRRVA